One Erpetoichthys calabaricus chromosome 8, fErpCal1.3, whole genome shotgun sequence DNA segment encodes these proteins:
- the pjvk gene encoding pejvakin: MFAAATKNFVKQVGDTGRLIPVPSLSEADRYQPLSLVIKRKRCRLWKKTKYASTPFSLKDILVGEKDVSAGVSSYQLLNYEDKSDVALNGRLGNHLINDVGFNVTGSDSVAVKASFGIVTKHEVEVPTLLRELSTRKADLEHCLIRQLKSSGRAVLCVVMESIRTTRQCSLTVHAGMRGKTMRFQIDDGRSHKGRDKAIIIPAHTTIAFSVFEVFVRLDGRFELCVTSESSGGFEKEQIREQLGGFLGRFSVGRLRRFLSGIIYGNPFRADDRTFEEVANSDTYLEDLVADYYEKATSLTDISTGYLRDGAHTRINLLNHNIPKGPCALCGMGSLRRETVYGCLECTFNGLKYVRLHAVPCFDLWHKRHG, encoded by the exons ATGTTTGCGGCAGCGACTAAGAACTTTGTGAAGCAGGTGGGGGATACGGGGCGGCTGATCCCCGTGCCGAGTCTGAGCGAGGCCGACCGCTACCAGCCGCTGAGCCTGGTGATCAAGAGGAAGCGGTGCAGGCTGTGGAAGAAGACGAAATACGCCTCGACGCCGTTCAGCCTGAAGGACATACTGGTGGGGGAGAAAGACGTATCAGCAG GCGTCTCTTCCTACCAGCTGCTCAACTATGAGGACAAGTCGGATGTCGCCTTGAATGGCAGGCTGGGAAACCACCTCATCAACGACGTCGGCTTCAACGTCACCGGCTCTGACTCTGTGGCTGTCAAAGCCTCCTTTGGAATTGTGACGAAGCATGAGGTGGAGGTGCCCACCCTGCTGAGGGAGCTGAGCACACG GAAAGCGGACCTCGAGCACTGCCTGATCCGACAGCTGAAGAGCAGCGGCCGCGCTGTGCTATGTGTCGTCATGGAGAGCATCCGCACAACCCGCCAGTGCTCCCTGACCGTCCATGCTGGCATGCGAGGGAAAACCATGAGG ttTCAGATCGACGACGGGAGAAGCCATAAAGGTCGTGACAAAGCCATCATCATCCCTGCCCACACCACCATCGCCTTCAGTGTCTTTGAGGTTTTTGTGCGACTGGATGGACGCTTTG AGCTTTGTGTCACATCCGAGTCGAGTGGGGGCTTTGAAAAGGAGCAAATCCGGGAGCAGCTTGGAGGATTTCTGGGCAGATTTTCTGTTGGCAGGCTGAGGAGATTTTTATCGGGCATCATTTATGGAAACCCCTTCAGAGCAG ATGACAGGACATTTGAAGAAGTGGCAAACTCCGACACCTACCTGGAAGACCTGGTGGCAGACTACTACGAGAAGGCAACGAGCCTGACGGACATTTCCACAGGCTACCTGCGTGACGGAGCTCACACCCGCATCAACCTGCTCAACCACAACATTCCCAAAGGACCATGTGCCCTGTGCGGGATGGGAAGCCTTCGGCGGGAGACCGTCTACGGGTGCCTGGAGTGCACCTTCAATGGGCTCAAATATGTCAGGCTGCATGCGGTGCCCTGCTTTGACCTGTGGCATAAACGCCATGGCTGA